Proteins co-encoded in one Saprospira grandis genomic window:
- a CDS encoding T9SS type A sorting domain-containing protein: MNWTNTLSLLGAFCLFFSPLMAQKTVQFRISQVYSNVDDMDGWGSGDSDPQWDFEITDAFGTSDNDNREFSGTNCPGWRTINNTFFSQVYDCEIPSFTFVWRGFEDDGVGSDANTGYRTISIPVASLNLNQTTFATINTYTATASGDPCGSGSTVTWRITLQYRITGGDLCKDECSDPYVLPTAPEYECNGTQSTMALNVPIRAREPADASQNSHSTAGISCDIDGSSPEDVWVRTTIPDSSGGVIIQFENNGGCSGFACYTNIAYAWYTSSNGSCSGLQYRGCDAVSCFIGCSDGEIRVDGRANEDVWVRIWEEDDQGFDITINQIQPIAPADRCYTAMPLSTLGCNYQATSDASGPYAEPDISSWTAGAHPGGICQDGDSDPGTNTVWSSNENMVWYTFDHTGGPFNIAVDNMLCTGGAAAAQIAVFSNSGTAASPSCDLASETGYGCSVGVGAVQLNIASLPPGNFVLVVDGNAGAQCDWVFREAINGPLLPIQLKEFDLEYKEASNSAKLNWELEYEEDQEGFLVQRSFDAIDFEDIDFIPAYGTAELDSQYEYIDQDLPQAQVLYYRFRQEMTDGSYRHTNIKSITPVQESGVSMVQELYPNPAQDAINIPFHTVSSDKITIQLYDMNGRLVKDVLQSQQFEAGYHLKQVDINDLPNGVYVLRFSAGQNTSMKRFVVQK, translated from the coding sequence ATGAACTGGACAAATACATTGTCTTTATTAGGGGCCTTTTGCCTCTTTTTTTCGCCGCTGATGGCCCAGAAAACCGTGCAGTTTCGCATCTCGCAGGTCTACTCCAATGTAGATGATATGGATGGCTGGGGTTCTGGCGACTCTGACCCACAATGGGATTTTGAAATTACTGACGCTTTCGGAACTAGCGATAATGATAACCGAGAGTTTAGCGGAACCAACTGCCCAGGCTGGAGAACAATCAATAATACCTTTTTCTCCCAGGTCTATGATTGCGAAATTCCCTCTTTTACCTTTGTTTGGCGAGGCTTTGAGGATGATGGCGTTGGCTCTGATGCCAATACCGGCTATAGAACGATTAGTATCCCCGTTGCTAGCCTGAACCTCAACCAAACTACTTTTGCCACAATCAATACCTATACGGCAACCGCTAGCGGCGACCCCTGTGGTAGTGGAAGTACGGTCACTTGGCGCATTACCCTCCAATACCGAATTACTGGCGGCGATTTATGTAAGGACGAATGTAGCGATCCTTATGTTTTGCCTACCGCCCCCGAATATGAATGTAATGGCACACAATCTACAATGGCTTTAAATGTGCCTATCCGCGCCCGCGAACCTGCCGACGCTTCTCAAAATAGCCATAGCACAGCCGGAATTTCTTGCGATATTGATGGTAGCTCTCCCGAAGATGTTTGGGTTCGTACGACTATCCCCGATTCTTCTGGAGGAGTGATTATCCAGTTTGAAAATAATGGGGGCTGCTCTGGCTTTGCCTGTTATACCAATATTGCCTACGCTTGGTATACCAGCTCTAACGGAAGCTGCTCAGGCCTACAGTATAGAGGTTGCGATGCCGTTTCTTGCTTTATTGGCTGTAGCGATGGCGAAATCCGTGTAGATGGTCGTGCCAATGAAGATGTTTGGGTCCGTATCTGGGAAGAAGATGACCAAGGTTTTGATATTACCATTAACCAAATTCAACCGATCGCTCCCGCAGATCGCTGCTATACCGCTATGCCACTCTCTACTCTAGGCTGCAATTATCAGGCAACCTCAGACGCTTCTGGCCCCTATGCCGAACCGGATATCAGCTCTTGGACCGCAGGCGCCCACCCCGGCGGCATTTGCCAAGATGGCGATAGCGATCCCGGAACCAATACGGTCTGGTCTTCTAACGAAAATATGGTTTGGTATACTTTTGACCATACGGGCGGCCCCTTCAATATTGCTGTAGATAATATGCTCTGTACCGGTGGCGCCGCCGCTGCTCAAATTGCTGTGTTCTCTAATTCTGGTACCGCAGCTTCTCCTAGCTGCGACCTCGCCAGCGAAACAGGCTATGGCTGCTCGGTAGGTGTTGGTGCGGTCCAATTGAATATCGCTTCCTTGCCCCCAGGCAACTTTGTCTTGGTGGTAGATGGCAATGCCGGAGCCCAATGCGATTGGGTCTTTCGTGAAGCCATCAATGGCCCTCTACTCCCTATCCAACTCAAGGAGTTTGATCTGGAGTACAAAGAGGCAAGCAATAGCGCAAAACTGAACTGGGAACTAGAGTATGAGGAAGATCAAGAAGGCTTCCTTGTCCAACGCTCTTTTGATGCTATCGACTTTGAAGATATCGATTTTATCCCCGCCTATGGCACTGCCGAATTAGATAGCCAATATGAGTATATCGACCAAGACCTCCCCCAAGCTCAGGTGCTTTATTATCGCTTCCGCCAAGAAATGACCGATGGAAGCTACCGACATACCAACATTAAGTCTATTACACCCGTCCAAGAGTCTGGCGTCTCTATGGTCCAAGAACTCTACCCCAACCCAGCCCAAGATGCTATCAATATCCCTTTCCATACCGTCTCTTCCGACAAAATTACAATCCAACTCTATGATATGAATGGCCGCCTAGTTAAGGATGTTTTGCAAAGCCAACAGTTCGAGGCCGGCTACCACCTCAAACAAGTCGATATTAACGATTTGCCCAATGGCGTTTATGTGCTGCGCTTCTCCGCCGGCCAAAATACTAGCATGAAACGCTTTGTGGTCCAAAAATAG
- a CDS encoding Hsp20/alpha crystallin family protein, with protein sequence MQLPSSSGGKLPAFPMYFDDPYTRKLFEWSVFQAKQAQSVPAVNLLVQSDQYILELAAPGFAQEDFVIEWKSGALRVAARQSAQQALRSREAQFLHREFAYDQFERVFALPMQDIVASQLSASYEAGVLRIYLPKQKPSPPELPQSVDWKK encoded by the coding sequence ATGCAACTACCATCATCATCTGGGGGGAAGCTTCCTGCTTTTCCCATGTACTTTGACGATCCTTATACCCGTAAACTATTTGAGTGGTCTGTATTTCAGGCCAAGCAGGCGCAGTCGGTGCCTGCGGTCAATTTGTTGGTCCAATCGGATCAGTATATTTTAGAATTGGCGGCGCCGGGTTTTGCTCAGGAAGACTTTGTGATAGAATGGAAATCGGGGGCCTTGCGGGTAGCGGCTCGGCAATCGGCCCAGCAGGCATTACGTTCTCGGGAAGCGCAATTTTTGCATCGGGAGTTTGCTTATGATCAATTTGAGCGGGTATTTGCCTTGCCCATGCAAGACATTGTAGCGAGCCAGCTATCGGCCAGTTATGAGGCGGGGGTACTGCGTATCTATTTGCCCAAGCAAAAGCCGAGTCCTCCAGAACTGCCTCAATCAGTAGACTGGAAAAAGTAG
- a CDS encoding VPS10 domain-containing protein, which yields MNQAVKTTLLLLCLTSWGSSLFAQTWVELLEDPEVNFNQVQQAFESQWGNRPYERGKGWKQYKRWEFFMEDRSFPHGKRPRPNKAWEEHLAFKNKYRQGQNWGSRSANWQPLGPNNWTNQTGWNPGNGRINCTATDPNNSNVLYAGAPSGGLWKSTNGGQSWSCLTDHLPVLGVSAILVDPNNSNHLYIGTGDGDGSDTYSIGVLESVDGGANWSTTGLSFTGRNRLIRRMIMHPTNNQIIFAATNNGIYRTTDGGTNWSRTQTGSMRDVEFKPGDPNTVYACTDEFYKSTDGGQTFSKITVGLPAAADVNRASIAVSPANPNYLYILFGASSDAGYYGIYRSTNSGQSFSLQSNSPNIFTYETDGSGTGGQSWYDMALAVSPSDANEVYAGGINVWKSNDGGANWRCQTHWVHPNNLGYVHADIHTLDFFGSVLHCGSDGGFSTSADTGATWTFRSAGMEITQFYRIGVSAQNAYRMIGGAQDNGTNYLENGTWLHALGGDGMEAAIDPSNSQIMYGCIQNGTLRRTTNGGQNWSNIKPANANGGAWITPYQINALAPNELFAGYEEVWKTTDRGDNWTQISNFGTGSNLRYLHIAPSNANYIYTGTYSTLYRTSDGGQNWSTITPNLPNNSAIKYVAIHPNNPDQIWLALSGYNAGEKVVSTSDGGQTWSNVSGNLPNLPINCIVYQNNSHNGIYVGTDVGVYYTDSTLSNWQSYMTGLPNVPVYELEIHDGIDKIRAATYGRGVWESDLFGSIPTPPTASFMYNSQLLCALDSLQFTDLSSNASPGWQWSFPGGSPASSTLANPKVHYPASGSYTASLIVQNQHGADTIQQQVQVNYAPNELNLVLDFDNYASETSWEVLDQNGQVLASGGGYANGANSQIENVCLGNGCFTLNVYDSYGDGICCSYGSGSYQLLDAQGNILVNSTGQFTTQESNAFCLNQSAPLVAGTPQATVAGCGQTNASLTASASGGDGNYSYSLDGTSFQANAVFNNLAAGNYTVYVQDGQGQQSSTTIQITEQQAPTAQISSSSTQLYLDQGATINLQSVLSTNAASYQWNLGDGNTSGLASLSHSYSQAGQFWVVLSALRDNCSDQDSLLVTVDLTNAVSQSAKPELALALFPHPVQTSLQFTLELPQQQDKMEIFIHNALGQLMYWEEVEQPQTELQRQIHLGNQANGAYILSIKTDDFSYSKPFIKAAP from the coding sequence ATGAATCAAGCCGTCAAAACAACCCTACTGCTGCTCTGCTTAACGAGCTGGGGCAGCTCCCTCTTTGCCCAAACTTGGGTCGAATTATTAGAGGATCCCGAAGTGAATTTTAATCAGGTCCAACAAGCCTTTGAAAGCCAATGGGGAAACCGCCCCTACGAAAGAGGAAAGGGCTGGAAACAGTACAAACGCTGGGAGTTCTTTATGGAAGATCGCTCTTTTCCGCATGGCAAACGCCCCCGACCCAATAAGGCCTGGGAGGAACATCTCGCCTTTAAAAATAAATACCGCCAAGGCCAAAATTGGGGCAGCCGCTCCGCCAATTGGCAGCCCCTTGGGCCAAATAACTGGACCAATCAAACGGGCTGGAACCCCGGCAATGGCCGTATCAATTGTACCGCTACCGACCCCAATAATTCAAATGTCCTTTATGCAGGCGCCCCCTCTGGTGGCCTCTGGAAAAGCACAAATGGCGGCCAGTCTTGGAGCTGCCTAACGGACCATCTGCCCGTACTGGGTGTTTCTGCTATCCTTGTCGATCCCAATAATTCTAATCATCTCTATATCGGCACTGGCGATGGCGATGGCTCAGATACCTATAGTATTGGCGTCCTAGAGTCAGTAGACGGCGGAGCCAATTGGTCCACTACAGGCCTGAGCTTTACGGGCCGCAACCGCCTGATCCGTAGAATGATTATGCATCCCACAAACAATCAAATTATTTTTGCCGCGACCAATAATGGAATCTATCGCACAACAGATGGGGGGACCAACTGGAGCCGAACCCAAACGGGCAGCATGCGAGATGTAGAGTTTAAACCCGGAGACCCCAATACCGTTTATGCCTGTACCGACGAGTTTTATAAGTCTACCGATGGGGGCCAAACTTTTAGTAAGATTACGGTGGGCCTACCCGCCGCCGCCGATGTCAATAGAGCCTCTATTGCCGTTTCTCCCGCCAACCCCAATTATCTCTATATCCTTTTTGGCGCAAGTAGCGATGCCGGTTATTATGGTATTTATCGCTCTACCAATAGCGGCCAAAGTTTTAGCCTGCAATCTAATTCGCCCAATATTTTTACCTATGAAACCGACGGTAGCGGAACAGGTGGCCAAAGCTGGTATGATATGGCCCTAGCAGTATCGCCCAGCGATGCCAATGAGGTCTATGCTGGCGGGATCAATGTCTGGAAATCTAATGATGGGGGAGCCAACTGGCGCTGCCAAACGCATTGGGTCCACCCCAATAACCTCGGCTATGTACATGCCGATATCCATACCTTAGATTTCTTTGGCTCTGTTTTGCATTGCGGGAGCGATGGCGGCTTTTCTACTTCTGCCGATACCGGTGCTACTTGGACCTTCCGCTCGGCAGGGATGGAAATTACACAATTTTACCGCATTGGTGTTTCGGCCCAAAATGCCTACCGCATGATTGGTGGAGCCCAAGATAATGGTACCAATTATCTAGAAAACGGAACTTGGCTGCACGCCCTTGGTGGCGATGGCATGGAGGCCGCTATTGATCCCTCCAATAGCCAGATTATGTACGGCTGCATCCAAAATGGAACCCTCAGAAGAACCACCAATGGCGGCCAAAACTGGTCCAATATCAAACCCGCTAATGCCAATGGCGGCGCCTGGATTACCCCCTACCAAATTAACGCCCTCGCCCCCAACGAACTCTTTGCGGGCTATGAGGAGGTCTGGAAAACTACAGACCGTGGAGATAACTGGACCCAAATATCAAATTTTGGAACGGGCTCCAATCTTCGCTATCTACATATTGCGCCCTCTAATGCAAATTATATTTATACCGGGACCTATAGCACGCTCTACCGCACAAGCGATGGGGGCCAAAACTGGTCTACGATTACCCCCAACTTGCCCAATAATTCAGCGATTAAGTATGTGGCGATTCATCCCAATAATCCCGACCAAATTTGGCTAGCCCTCTCTGGCTATAATGCTGGCGAAAAAGTAGTGAGCACTAGCGATGGGGGACAAACTTGGTCTAATGTATCTGGGAATCTACCCAATCTGCCCATCAATTGTATTGTCTACCAAAATAACTCGCATAATGGTATTTATGTGGGGACCGACGTAGGGGTTTATTATACCGATTCTACCCTCAGCAATTGGCAGTCTTATATGACGGGCCTTCCCAATGTTCCTGTCTATGAATTAGAAATCCATGATGGGATTGATAAAATTAGAGCAGCAACTTATGGCCGTGGCGTTTGGGAGTCTGATCTATTTGGGAGTATCCCCACGCCTCCCACAGCAAGCTTTATGTATAATAGTCAGTTGCTTTGTGCTTTAGATTCGCTACAGTTTACCGACCTCTCTAGTAATGCTAGCCCTGGCTGGCAATGGAGCTTCCCCGGCGGGAGTCCCGCTAGCTCTACTTTAGCCAACCCCAAGGTGCATTATCCCGCCTCGGGCAGCTATACCGCCAGCCTGATTGTCCAAAACCAACATGGAGCCGATACCATACAGCAACAGGTTCAGGTTAATTATGCGCCCAATGAACTAAACCTCGTCCTCGATTTTGATAATTATGCTTCAGAAACCTCTTGGGAGGTCTTGGACCAAAATGGCCAAGTCTTGGCCAGCGGTGGAGGCTATGCCAATGGAGCCAATAGCCAAATTGAAAATGTCTGCCTAGGAAATGGGTGCTTTACCCTAAATGTTTATGATAGCTATGGCGATGGGATCTGTTGCAGCTACGGCAGCGGAAGCTACCAACTCCTAGATGCCCAAGGCAATATTTTGGTCAATAGTACAGGACAGTTTACTACCCAAGAAAGTAATGCTTTTTGCCTCAACCAAAGCGCTCCTTTGGTAGCTGGAACTCCACAGGCTACGGTGGCAGGCTGCGGCCAAACTAATGCTAGCCTGACCGCTTCGGCCTCTGGTGGAGACGGAAACTATAGCTATAGCTTAGATGGGACCTCTTTCCAAGCCAATGCAGTCTTTAATAATTTGGCTGCAGGTAATTATACGGTCTATGTACAAGATGGGCAAGGCCAACAAAGTAGCACGACCATTCAAATTACAGAACAACAAGCTCCTACGGCCCAAATTAGTAGCAGTAGTACACAGTTGTATTTGGACCAAGGGGCGACCATCAATTTACAGTCGGTGCTCTCTACAAATGCAGCTAGCTACCAATGGAACCTAGGCGATGGCAATACTAGCGGCTTGGCTAGCCTCAGCCATAGCTATAGCCAAGCGGGGCAGTTTTGGGTGGTCCTTAGCGCTCTTCGCGATAATTGTAGCGATCAAGATAGCCTTTTGGTCACCGTAGATCTTACTAATGCCGTTAGCCAATCGGCTAAGCCCGAACTAGCTCTAGCGTTGTTCCCGCATCCCGTTCAAACTAGCTTGCAGTTTACACTCGAGCTACCCCAACAACAAGATAAGATGGAAATCTTTATCCATAATGCTTTGGGGCAGTTGATGTATTGGGAGGAAGTGGAACAACCCCAAACCGAGCTCCAACGCCAAATTCATCTGGGCAATCAAGCTAATGGTGCCTATATTCTAAGTATCAAAACAGATGACTTTAGTTATTCTAAGCCCTTTATTAAGGCCGCCCCTTAA
- a CDS encoding DUF3127 domain-containing protein: MDANLIYEGKIIKIEDTQQVTDRFKKRAFVVETDENYSQLIQAELTQDKCSLIDDYKVGDKVRVHFNIRGREWNGRYFTNLNAWRLERVGAPAANNAPVGDLPPPPEEDAVGNDYEDDLPF, translated from the coding sequence ATGGATGCCAATCTGATCTATGAAGGGAAGATTATCAAAATTGAAGATACTCAACAGGTCACAGACCGCTTTAAGAAGCGTGCCTTTGTTGTAGAAACTGACGAGAACTACTCGCAGCTCATTCAGGCCGAACTCACTCAAGATAAATGTAGCCTGATCGATGACTACAAAGTAGGCGATAAGGTGCGTGTACACTTTAATATCCGTGGCCGCGAGTGGAATGGCCGCTATTTTACCAACCTCAATGCCTGGCGCCTAGAGCGTGTCGGCGCTCCCGCTGCCAATAACGCCCCCGTTGGCGACCTTCCCCCTCCCCCCGAAGAGGATGCCGTAGGCAATGATTATGAAGATGATTTGCCCTTTTAA
- a CDS encoding pyruvate dehydrogenase complex E1 component subunit beta, with the protein MATRQIRLREALREAMVEEMRRDENVFLMGEEVAQYNGAYKVSQGMLDEFGAKRVIDTPIAELGFAAIGTGAAMAGLRPIVEFMTWNFAVLAFDQIVNHAAKILHMSGGQIKCPIVFRGPSGAAGQLAQQHSQTFESWMGQVPGLKVISTVDPYDAKGLLKAAIRDEDPVCFMESELAYSNMGEVPEEEYILPIGKAAVKREGTDVTIVSYNKMMLVAQAAADELAKEGISAEVIDLRTIRPLDIDTIVASVKKTNRLLVVDESWPYASVSSEIAYVIQRHAFDYLDAPVMRINSADTSLGYSSVYVDEYMPNPARVVKAAKAVMYKL; encoded by the coding sequence ATGGCAACAAGACAGATTCGTTTGCGCGAAGCCTTGCGAGAAGCAATGGTAGAAGAAATGCGCCGAGATGAAAATGTATTCTTGATGGGCGAGGAAGTCGCTCAATATAATGGAGCCTATAAGGTCAGCCAAGGCATGCTCGATGAATTTGGGGCAAAGCGAGTTATTGATACCCCCATTGCCGAACTCGGCTTTGCGGCTATTGGTACTGGTGCAGCTATGGCGGGCTTGCGTCCAATTGTAGAATTTATGACTTGGAACTTTGCGGTTTTGGCTTTTGACCAAATCGTCAACCATGCCGCCAAGATTTTGCATATGTCTGGCGGACAAATTAAATGCCCTATTGTTTTCCGTGGCCCTTCTGGTGCAGCTGGACAATTGGCGCAGCAGCACTCTCAAACCTTTGAGAGCTGGATGGGGCAGGTCCCTGGCCTCAAGGTAATCTCTACGGTAGATCCCTATGATGCTAAGGGTCTTCTAAAAGCCGCTATCCGCGATGAGGATCCCGTTTGTTTTATGGAGTCGGAATTGGCTTATTCTAATATGGGCGAAGTACCCGAGGAGGAGTATATTCTCCCCATCGGTAAGGCGGCCGTTAAGCGAGAAGGAACCGATGTGACTATTGTCTCTTATAACAAAATGATGTTGGTGGCTCAAGCCGCTGCCGATGAATTGGCCAAAGAGGGCATTTCTGCGGAGGTAATTGACCTGAGAACCATTCGTCCTTTGGATATTGATACCATTGTCGCTTCGGTTAAAAAGACCAACCGCCTGCTGGTGGTTGATGAGTCTTGGCCTTATGCTTCTGTATCTTCAGAAATTGCTTATGTCATTCAGCGCCATGCTTTTGACTACCTAGATGCGCCCGTTATGCGCATCAATTCTGCCGATACTTCTTTGGGCTATTCTTCTGTATATGTAGATGAGTATATGCCCAATCCCGCCAGAGTCGTAAAAGCGGCCAAAGCCGTTATGTACAAGCTCTAA
- a CDS encoding DUF4835 family protein: MMRKLLLSLALVFGLTQAWSQEIRSSVTINTPKLQTADPKVFKSLKTALEEFVNNRKWTDQEYEPEERIEMNIILTVDEEISQTSFKAQLTVQASRPVYKSGYNSVLFQYLDKDFYFNYGEFEVLDFTEGSFTSNLTSTIAFYAYIVLGMDHDSFEELGGEKYLNKAQDILNAVPRGTAKGWTVNDGNQSRYWLIENLLNVRVKPMRRAMYKYYLLGLDRLSQEDSRAEGIKAMEEALVSIKAVNAAYPSMLLMQIFTNSKREEILNVFEVADFRTKRKIYDCMVKLDGTHASDYQVLTQP; the protein is encoded by the coding sequence ATGATGCGAAAATTATTGCTTTCTTTGGCCTTGGTTTTTGGGCTGACACAAGCCTGGAGCCAAGAAATCCGAAGCTCGGTAACCATTAACACCCCCAAGCTACAAACTGCCGACCCCAAGGTCTTTAAGAGTTTGAAAACCGCCTTGGAGGAATTTGTCAATAACCGAAAGTGGACCGACCAAGAATACGAGCCCGAAGAACGAATTGAGATGAATATCATCTTAACCGTAGATGAGGAAATCTCGCAAACTAGTTTTAAGGCCCAACTAACGGTGCAGGCCAGCCGCCCAGTTTATAAGAGTGGCTATAATTCGGTGCTTTTTCAATACCTCGATAAGGACTTCTACTTTAATTATGGAGAGTTTGAGGTGCTTGATTTTACCGAGGGGAGCTTTACCTCCAACCTGACCTCTACCATTGCTTTTTATGCCTATATTGTTTTGGGTATGGACCATGACTCTTTTGAGGAGTTGGGCGGAGAGAAGTACCTCAATAAGGCCCAAGATATCCTGAATGCCGTGCCTAGAGGTACCGCCAAGGGCTGGACCGTAAACGATGGGAACCAAAGCCGCTATTGGCTGATTGAAAATTTGCTCAATGTGCGGGTAAAGCCTATGCGCCGTGCCATGTACAAGTATTATCTTTTGGGCCTAGATCGCCTGAGCCAAGAAGATAGCCGAGCAGAAGGCATCAAAGCCATGGAAGAAGCCCTAGTAAGTATCAAGGCCGTCAATGCAGCTTATCCCAGTATGCTGCTGATGCAAATTTTTACGAATAGCAAAAGAGAGGAGATTCTCAATGTCTTTGAGGTAGCCGATTTTCGGACCAAGCGAAAAATCTACGACTGTATGGTCAAATTAGATGGTACGCATGCCTCCGATTATCAAGTGCTGACTCAACCCTAG
- the coaBC gene encoding bifunctional phosphopantothenoylcysteine decarboxylase/phosphopantothenate--cysteine ligase CoaBC produces the protein MLKGKKILLAVTGSIAAYKTASLTRLLIKAGAEVQIVMTDAATKFITPLTLSTLSKRSVYSSVTSEEGWNNHVELGLWADAMLVAPATANTLAAMANGFCNNMVLATYLSSRCPVFFAPAMDLDMFTHPATLANIDKLKSYGNILIDAEEGELASGLVGKGRMAEPEHIVAALELHFMQQGPQPLKGLKAILTSGPTVEAIDPVRYITNHSTGKMGTAIADTLAKLGAEVTLISGPVQVKPKHPAVKIIDVKSAQEMYEAAISAFPQAHIAVLAAAVADYTPENVACEKIKKKDGDPMRIDLCRTKDIAQELGKIKTEQQCMVGFALETQNFRKNASKKLEKKNFDFIVLNSLRDKGAGFGHDTNKVTFIDRQLEIEEHELKSKLEVAEDIAAKICKMLQKKAENAQELTAQL, from the coding sequence ATGTTAAAAGGGAAAAAAATACTTTTGGCCGTAACCGGTAGCATTGCCGCCTACAAAACGGCAAGCCTAACAAGATTACTCATTAAGGCTGGCGCCGAGGTACAGATTGTCATGACCGATGCCGCCACCAAATTTATTACTCCTCTTACACTTTCGACCCTATCGAAACGTTCTGTCTATAGTTCGGTGACCTCTGAAGAAGGTTGGAACAACCATGTGGAACTAGGGCTTTGGGCCGATGCCATGCTGGTGGCTCCCGCTACCGCCAATACTCTGGCGGCCATGGCCAACGGTTTTTGTAATAATATGGTGCTGGCCACCTACCTCTCTAGCCGCTGCCCAGTTTTCTTTGCTCCCGCCATGGACCTCGATATGTTTACCCATCCGGCTACCTTGGCCAATATTGATAAGCTCAAGAGCTATGGCAACATTTTGATTGATGCCGAAGAAGGCGAGCTAGCTAGTGGTTTGGTAGGCAAAGGCCGCATGGCCGAGCCCGAGCATATTGTAGCCGCCTTGGAACTGCATTTTATGCAGCAAGGACCACAACCGCTCAAGGGATTAAAAGCAATTTTGACCTCTGGCCCCACCGTTGAAGCCATTGATCCCGTTCGTTATATTACGAACCATTCTACAGGGAAAATGGGCACCGCCATTGCCGATACTTTGGCCAAATTGGGCGCAGAAGTGACCCTAATTTCTGGTCCAGTTCAGGTAAAACCCAAGCATCCCGCCGTTAAAATCATTGATGTAAAATCGGCCCAAGAGATGTATGAGGCAGCCATTTCGGCTTTTCCGCAGGCCCATATTGCCGTTTTGGCAGCAGCCGTAGCCGACTACACCCCAGAAAATGTAGCCTGTGAAAAGATCAAGAAAAAAGATGGGGACCCCATGCGCATTGATCTTTGTCGAACCAAAGACATTGCCCAAGAACTAGGAAAAATCAAGACCGAGCAGCAATGTATGGTTGGTTTTGCCCTAGAAACCCAGAACTTTAGAAAAAATGCCAGCAAAAAACTGGAGAAAAAGAACTTTGACTTTATCGTCCTCAATAGCCTCCGTGACAAAGGTGCTGGTTTTGGCCATGACACCAATAAGGTCACCTTTATTGACCGACAGCTAGAGATTGAAGAGCATGAACTAAAATCTAAGCTGGAAGTCGCTGAGGATATTGCGGCAAAAATCTGCAAGATGCTCCAAAAAAAAGCTGAAAATGCCCAGGAGCTAACTGCCCAACTTTAG
- a CDS encoding DNA-directed RNA polymerase subunit omega, whose product MSEIKERAQGINPYIEARNVFAMSAKGGGNIYESLNVIGSRSRQISVELKRELHSKLEEFASATDTLEEVHENKEQIEISKFYERLPNPAIIALNEFMNDELEYRMREDEEEA is encoded by the coding sequence ATGAGTGAAATTAAAGAGCGCGCACAAGGAATCAACCCTTACATCGAAGCCCGTAACGTTTTTGCGATGTCCGCAAAAGGTGGCGGCAACATTTATGAGTCTCTAAATGTAATTGGTAGCCGTTCGCGCCAAATTTCTGTAGAACTCAAAAGAGAACTACACTCTAAACTAGAGGAGTTTGCTTCTGCTACAGATACCTTGGAAGAGGTGCACGAAAACAAAGAGCAGATTGAAATCTCTAAGTTTTATGAGCGTCTGCCCAATCCCGCTATCATTGCTCTTAATGAGTTTATGAATGACGAATTGGAGTATCGCATGCGTGAAGATGAAGAAGAAGCATAA